A DNA window from Delphinus delphis chromosome 6, mDelDel1.2, whole genome shotgun sequence contains the following coding sequences:
- the TAL2 gene encoding T-cell acute lymphocytic leukemia protein 2, which yields MFGNRLWQASKALSFSRLRSSNMTRKIFTNTRERWRQQNVNSAFAKLRKLIPTHPPDKKLSKNETLRLAMRYINFLVKVLGEQSLQQTGVAAPGNILGLFPQGPHLPDRTLLGDYQVPSSGPSHHIP from the coding sequence ggccctttctttttctcgtcTCAGGAGCTCCAACATGACCAGAAAGATCTTCACAAACACCAGGGAGCGGTGGAGGCAGCAGAACGTCAACAGTGCCTTTGCTAAGCTGAGGAAGCTCATCCCCACTCACCCTCCCGACAAGAAGCTGAGCAAAAACGAAACGCTTCGCCTGGCGATGAGGTACATCAACTTCCTGGTGAAGGTCTTGGGGGAGCAAAGCCTACAGCAAACGGGAGTGGCTGCTCCAGGAAATATTCTGGGCCTCTTCCCCCAAGGACCCCACCTGCCGGACAGGACTCTCCTTGGTGATTACCAGGTTCCATCATCCGGCCCAAGCCACCACATTCCATAG